A region from the Acidobacteriota bacterium genome encodes:
- a CDS encoding thioredoxin domain-containing protein, whose protein sequence is MITVAEVDRAWRRQDPGGFAALAREIHDTRWRFTDTLVAEALIAHEADAQGLTPEALLEREIPPRIVEMPESAVRSLYADVGTAARGASYEQMEPALRAWLERVTARELARMNYLEELTAVSINAELALDAPRVAVERTAQDARLGPQDAPVELVVFGDFQNADYGRFTAAFGRVRETYGERVRIVFKHLPPPDRPAAIQAAQAAQCANLQERFWPFHDALLSRPAVLDAFRLRQAAGEAGLDVDRFDACVAGGATHRTILDALEEAIRYGLHASPSFLVNGRLAPEPPPFLPPFEFFTRLIEEELLQVSRRGR, encoded by the coding sequence GTGATCACGGTAGCCGAGGTGGATCGCGCGTGGCGCCGCCAGGATCCCGGGGGCTTCGCCGCGCTGGCGCGCGAGATCCACGACACGCGCTGGCGCTTCACCGACACGCTGGTGGCCGAGGCGCTCATCGCGCACGAGGCGGACGCGCAGGGACTGACGCCCGAAGCGCTGCTCGAACGGGAGATCCCGCCGCGAATCGTCGAGATGCCCGAATCGGCGGTGCGATCCCTCTACGCCGACGTGGGCACCGCCGCGCGCGGCGCCAGCTACGAGCAGATGGAGCCGGCGCTGCGCGCCTGGCTCGAACGGGTGACGGCGCGCGAGCTGGCCCGGATGAACTACCTGGAGGAGCTGACCGCCGTCTCCATCAACGCCGAGCTGGCCCTGGACGCGCCCCGGGTGGCCGTGGAGCGCACGGCGCAGGACGCGCGGCTCGGTCCGCAGGACGCGCCGGTCGAGCTGGTCGTGTTCGGCGACTTCCAGAACGCCGACTACGGTCGGTTCACCGCGGCGTTCGGACGCGTCCGGGAGACGTACGGCGAGCGGGTCCGGATCGTGTTCAAGCACCTGCCCCCGCCCGACCGCCCCGCCGCGATCCAGGCGGCGCAGGCCGCGCAGTGCGCCAATCTGCAGGAGCGATTCTGGCCGTTCCACGACGCATTGCTGTCACGGCCGGCGGTGCTCGACGCGTTCCGTCTCCGGCAGGCGGCGGGCGAGGCGGGCCTCGACGTGGATCGGTTCGACGCCTGCGTCGCGGGCGGGGCAACGCACCGGACGATCCTGGACGCACTCGAAGAGGCCATCCGCTACGGCCTGCACGCCAGCCCCAGCTTTCTCGTCAACGGCCGGCTCGCACCGGAGCCCCCGCCGTTCCTGCCTCCGTTCGAGTTCTTCACGCGGCTCATCGAGGAAGAGTTGCTGCAAGTGTCACGGCGCGGACGCTGA
- a CDS encoding CRTAC1 family protein yields MSGGRSTGQPGASGLPGAAGRAGSAAQNAVPAAVVFTDVTAQAGIDFTHDNGAAGDHWYPELFGGGVAVLDLDGDGRSDLLFVNGRRWGSAGETRHGLFRNNGDGTFGDVFAGSGLDGAEVYGLGAAVADYDNDGRDDLFLTTVDGGRLYRNAGNGTFRDVTAGSGIGDGGFAVSAAWLDYDRDGLVDLFVGNYVDWSPETDTGCGNPPGYCGPDAYRPVAPTLYRNAGQGRFEDVTAQAGLDDPTDKAMGVAVLDYDADGWPDVFVGSDRVPAKLYHNDGAGRFVDVGLRAGVSLSERGRARANMGVDAADYDRSGRPDILVGNFLHEMLGLYRDAGDGFYVDAAPRTAVGRASYRSVTWAVFFLDVDLDGRLDIFAANGGTDESQGMLDSRARLSQPPLLLRNRGDGTFQDASRGAGEAFVRPAMGRGAAYADFDGDGDLDLVLTALNGPARLLRNDGGNRNNWLRVRLVGTRSNRRGIGAVVQVASASGRQSRMARSGSSYASQSELPLTFGLGPDPVVETLEVAWPSGATQRFADISPNTRIVIDEAAGLRRSASAP; encoded by the coding sequence CTGAGCGGAGGCCGATCGACCGGGCAACCCGGCGCCTCGGGACTGCCGGGCGCCGCGGGCCGGGCGGGTTCGGCAGCGCAGAACGCGGTGCCTGCCGCGGTCGTGTTCACCGACGTGACGGCGCAGGCCGGCATCGACTTCACGCACGACAACGGGGCCGCGGGCGATCACTGGTACCCGGAGCTGTTCGGCGGCGGGGTCGCCGTGCTCGACCTGGACGGCGACGGCCGGTCGGACCTGCTGTTCGTCAACGGCAGGCGGTGGGGATCGGCCGGCGAGACCCGTCATGGCCTGTTCCGCAACAACGGGGACGGCACTTTCGGCGACGTCTTCGCGGGGAGCGGCCTGGACGGCGCCGAAGTCTACGGCCTCGGAGCCGCGGTCGCCGACTACGACAACGACGGCCGCGACGACCTCTTCCTGACGACGGTGGACGGGGGGCGGCTTTACCGCAACGCGGGGAACGGCACGTTCCGCGACGTGACCGCCGGCTCGGGCATCGGCGACGGCGGGTTCGCGGTCAGCGCCGCGTGGCTCGACTACGACCGCGACGGCCTGGTCGACCTCTTCGTCGGCAACTACGTGGACTGGTCGCCCGAGACGGACACGGGGTGCGGCAATCCACCGGGGTACTGCGGTCCCGACGCGTACCGTCCGGTCGCGCCCACCCTGTACCGCAACGCCGGGCAGGGTCGCTTCGAGGACGTCACCGCGCAGGCCGGCCTCGACGACCCGACCGACAAGGCGATGGGGGTCGCGGTGCTCGACTACGACGCCGACGGCTGGCCCGACGTGTTCGTCGGCAGCGACCGCGTGCCCGCAAAGCTGTACCACAACGACGGAGCGGGACGATTCGTCGACGTGGGCCTGCGCGCCGGCGTGTCCCTGAGCGAGCGGGGACGGGCGCGCGCGAACATGGGAGTGGACGCGGCCGACTACGATCGGTCGGGCCGCCCGGACATCCTCGTCGGCAATTTCCTCCACGAGATGCTCGGCCTCTATCGCGACGCGGGCGACGGCTTCTACGTGGACGCCGCGCCCCGCACGGCGGTGGGCCGCGCCAGCTACCGTTCGGTCACCTGGGCGGTCTTCTTCCTGGACGTCGACCTCGACGGCCGCCTCGACATCTTCGCCGCGAACGGCGGCACCGACGAGTCGCAGGGGATGCTGGATTCGCGAGCGCGGCTCAGCCAGCCGCCGCTGCTGCTCCGAAACCGGGGCGACGGCACGTTTCAGGACGCCAGCCGCGGAGCGGGCGAGGCGTTCGTCCGGCCGGCCATGGGGCGGGGGGCCGCCTACGCCGACTTCGACGGCGACGGGGATCTCGACCTCGTGCTCACCGCGTTGAACGGGCCCGCGCGGTTGCTCCGCAACGACGGCGGCAACCGGAACAACTGGCTGCGGGTCCGACTGGTCGGCACGCGTTCGAACCGGCGCGGGATCGGGGCGGTGGTGCAGGTGGCGAGCGCGTCGGGCAGACAGTCACGAATGGCGCGCAGCGGGTCGAGCTATGCCTCGCAGAGCGAGCTGCCCCTGACCTTCGGGCTCGGGCCAGACCCTGTGGTGGAGACGCTGGAGGTGGCGTGGCCCTCGGGAGCGACGCAGCGGTTCGCGGACATCTCTCCCAACACGCGGATCGTCATCGACGAGGCGGCCGGCCTCCGGCGATCAGCGTCCGCGCCGTGA
- a CDS encoding tetratricopeptide repeat protein: MGAHRRRRRDRPGHDGDRPQGRGLHAVDASRTPGRLQPVLFLMPAARGRRQAVLLLLAPAFLGWACGGTDSPASGARGQEGSTAVERPLEAVVLPDLAQVSDSVREQIESRWQPIDSLQAAGRAPAAGAAETYGALGMVLMAAELPGAAVPAFRNAQTLAPADVRWPYYLAHLHRDAGALDEAADRFEAARRLQTDDMAVLVWLGDVRLAQGDAEAAEPLFARALRLYPDSLSARFGLARVALMREEFEPAARGLEEILALEPSATAAHYPLGQAYLRLGEAERAQEHLRQREAADIRPADPLMAALDGLLESSQAYETRGIEALNREDWDGAVAAFRRGLELDPADAELRHRLGTALYLRGDTGTARTELERAAADAPELAQAQYSLGVLLQDEGRYREAAERFAAALRGRASYAEARLRLAYSLRRSGDPEGALAQYQQASRMSPDLVEAAFGHAMTLVVLHRWSAARARLEQALEAYPDDAGVAHALARVLAAAPDERVRDGARALAMADGLASRGRSLDLGETMAMALAEVGAFDRAAALQRDLVTGALRAGLAGVSGRLQENLRRYERGEACRTPWPDGEVP, translated from the coding sequence ATGGGGGCTCATCGCCGCCGGCGTCGGGATAGGCCTGGTCATGATGGTGATCGACCGCAAGGTCGAGGACTCCACGCCGTCGACGCGTCGCGAACGCCGGGACGGCTGCAACCTGTTCTGTTCCTGATGCCGGCCGCGCGCGGCCGGCGTCAGGCGGTGTTGCTGCTGCTCGCGCCGGCGTTCCTGGGCTGGGCGTGCGGCGGGACGGACTCGCCGGCGTCCGGCGCGCGCGGGCAGGAGGGGAGCACGGCGGTCGAGCGTCCGCTGGAAGCCGTCGTCCTCCCCGACCTCGCGCAGGTCAGCGACTCGGTCCGCGAGCAGATAGAGTCCCGCTGGCAGCCGATCGACAGCCTGCAGGCCGCGGGGCGGGCCCCGGCCGCGGGCGCGGCGGAGACCTACGGCGCGCTCGGCATGGTGCTCATGGCGGCGGAGCTGCCCGGCGCCGCCGTTCCGGCGTTCCGGAACGCGCAGACGCTGGCCCCGGCCGATGTCCGCTGGCCCTACTACCTGGCGCATCTGCACCGGGACGCCGGCGCGCTCGACGAGGCGGCCGATCGCTTCGAGGCGGCGCGGCGACTGCAGACGGACGACATGGCCGTTCTGGTCTGGCTGGGCGACGTGCGCCTGGCGCAGGGAGACGCGGAGGCCGCCGAGCCGCTGTTCGCGCGCGCCCTGCGCCTCTATCCCGATTCGCTCTCCGCGCGGTTCGGGTTGGCCCGCGTCGCGCTGATGCGGGAGGAGTTCGAGCCGGCGGCCCGGGGCCTGGAGGAGATCCTCGCCCTCGAACCCTCGGCGACGGCGGCCCACTATCCGCTCGGGCAGGCCTATCTGCGGCTCGGCGAAGCGGAGCGGGCGCAGGAGCACCTGCGGCAGCGGGAGGCGGCCGACATCCGGCCCGCCGACCCGCTGATGGCCGCCCTGGACGGACTGCTGGAGAGCTCTCAGGCGTACGAGACGCGCGGTATCGAGGCGCTGAACCGCGAGGACTGGGACGGGGCCGTCGCCGCGTTCCGCCGCGGCCTGGAGCTCGATCCTGCAGACGCGGAGCTTCGGCACCGACTCGGCACGGCGCTCTATCTGCGGGGCGACACGGGGACGGCGCGCACGGAGCTGGAGCGGGCTGCGGCGGATGCGCCCGAGCTGGCGCAGGCACAGTACAGCCTGGGGGTGCTGCTGCAGGACGAGGGCAGGTACCGGGAAGCGGCCGAACGGTTCGCCGCGGCGCTGCGGGGGCGGGCGTCGTACGCCGAGGCCCGCCTGCGCCTGGCCTACAGCCTGCGCCGGTCCGGCGATCCGGAGGGCGCCCTGGCGCAGTATCAGCAGGCGTCGCGGATGAGCCCGGATCTCGTCGAGGCGGCCTTCGGGCACGCCATGACCCTTGTCGTGCTCCACCGCTGGTCTGCCGCCCGCGCGCGGCTCGAGCAGGCGCTGGAAGCGTACCCGGACGATGCCGGGGTGGCCCACGCACTCGCGCGCGTGCTGGCCGCGGCCCCGGACGAGCGCGTCCGCGACGGGGCGCGCGCGCTGGCCATGGCGGACGGTCTCGCCTCGCGGGGGAGGAGTCTCGACCTGGGGGAGACGATGGCGATGGCGCTGGCCGAGGTCGGCGCCTTCGACCGCGCGGCGGCGCTGCAGCGCGATCTCGTCACCGGAGCCCTGCGCGCCGGACTCGCCGGCGTTTCCGGTCGGTTGCAGGAGAACCTGCGGCGCTACGAGCGGGGCGAGGCGTGCCGCACGCCGTGGCCCGACGGGGAAGTGCCGTGA